Within the Methanomicrobia archaeon genome, the region AGGTACGAACGTGGGTTGATCGGTGTGCATCACGGCTCGCTCTCGAAGGAGATGCGAATAGAGGCGGAGGATGCTCTTAAGAGCGGCGCTATAAAGGGACTTATATGTACGAGCTCGATGGAACTCGGGATTGATATCGGCTCGATCGATATGGTGGTCCAGTACGCGTCGCCGCGTGAAGTGACGCGGTTGGTGCAGCGTGTGGGGCGCGCTTCGCATTCGTTCCAGAAGACGTCACGGGGCAAGATCATTGCACTGACGCCGGATGACGTTGCGGAATCGGTAGTAATAGCGCAGCGTGCGAAAGAAGGCAAAATAGAGCCAATAAAACTGAAGGTGGCGTCTTTAGACGTATTATCAAACCAGATCTGCGGTGTGCTGCTGGACACGGGTGTGATTACTATCGATAAACTTTATGCTCTGCTACAGCGTGCGTATCCGTTCAGGAAACTCTCGCCTGAGGCTTTGATACTGGTAATCGAGCAGTTGCAGGCCGAGGGCTTGTTGAAACGGGAGGGTACGCGGCTGTGGCGCGGCAAAAGCACCCGGAGCTATTATTACGAGAACCTCTCGATGATACCGAACGAACGGAAAGTTGAAGTTTACGATATCGTAACGGGAAAGCTGATCTGCATGCTGGACGAGCGGTTCGTACTGAATTTCGCGGAGCCCGGTGCGTTATTCGTGGCGAAGGGCGATACCTGGCGGGTCGTTGATACCGTTCTGGAAGAAGAAGGCGATGGTGGCGGCGCAAAACTCAAAGTGGAGCCGGGCGTGAAACGCGAGGGCGAGATCCCGAACTGGGAAGGCGAGGAGATACCCGTGCCGTTCGCCATCGCGCAAGACGTAGGCCGGTTGAGGACGCGTATCGCCGATTTCCTTTCGACTAACGGCAGCGGTAACGTTGTCGATTTGAAGCAGGAGTTAGAGCAGGAGTACGGCGTGAAAGCCGAATGCTTCGAGACGCTCATCGCGCTGATAGCGACGCAATTAGAGAAGAGCTATCAGGTGCCGACATCTGATGACCTCGTCGTGGAGTTCGCGGATGGCGGTCGCGAAGTGGTGTTCAACACGTGCTTCGGGCATCTGGTGAACGAGACCTTTGGCCGGTTACTTATAACGCTGCTCGGCGCGCGACTCGGTATGGACATTTCGATGGAGATCGATCCGTACCGGATAAAATTGAAATCCGGCAAGACGATGACCAGAGATACCGTGCAGCAGACGTTACAGGCGATCGAGCCGGAATATGTCAGAGCGCTACTGGAGAAGACTTTGAAGAATTCGTTCCTGTTCAAGTGGGAGCTGTTGAATGTAGCGAAACGATTCGGTGCGCTGCGGAAGAACTTCGATCGGAAACAGATTTCCGCGGATAAGCTTATAAAACTCTTTTCGGAGACGCCAATCTACGGCGAGACGGTGCATGAGATCTTCACCGATAAGCTGGACGTCGAGCGTACGATAGATGTTGTCAAGCGTATGAAAGCGGGCGAGCTCAACGTCCGGTTCTCGTCGCACGGGTTGAGTCCTATTGGCGCTTCGGGCTATATGGGCTGGCGCGATCTGCTGGCAACGGAACGTGACGAGAGCTTGATCATCGAAGCGTTACGGAACAGGATACTGAATGATCGTGTGATTTTGTTCTGCGTGAACTGCAAACGCTGGGAATCACGCAGACGCGTGAAGACCGTTATCGAACTCGGTGCGGAATCGCTCATCTGCCCGGTCTGCAATTCTCGGCTGATCGCCGCGTTGAAGCCGTGGGAGACAGACGACATCAAGCTGGTGAAACAGACCTCGCGTACTCATCAGACACCTGCAGAGAAAGGGACTGAAAAAGAGCGTGTGATGCGCGTGTACCGGAACGCGAATCTGGTACTGTCACACGGTGTCCATGCAGTGATTGCACTTGCAGCACGCGGTGTGGGGCCAGAGACGGCTTCGAGGATAATGAGGCGGTTTAACCCGTCGTTACAGGCAACGGAGACCGAGGAGGAGCACGAGTTCTACCGTAAAATATTGGACGAAGAGCGGAAATACGCACGGACACGACGGTTCTGGGAGTAAGGGGCGGAGTCCTTTCATCGATCAAATTTTCTTTCATTTCAACAAACAAAGAAACTCAGATGTTTTGGCACACACCTTTTTAGAGGGGCGATTTGGATCGTACCTTTTTATTATTATAAG harbors:
- a CDS encoding DEAD/DEAH box helicase, with the protein product MNAFSLLNAEIQEILGASFSVPTEPQELSIPRILKEEDVLLIAPTGSGKTEAAVLPVLHRILDLKQHDRNAKGFYALYITPLRALNRDMLLRLERWGEKLDIRIEVRHGDTGTYARRRQAIAPPDVLITTPETIQAMIPGSRLRENLKTVKYVIVDEVHELANSKRGAQLAVALERVSELAGDFQRICLSATVGNPEEVARYFAGRRSMQVVNTVSTKAVDIEVLSPKRTKEDVTAARGLAVDPEVLAHVRTIREIVNEEGNESTLIFVNTRRAAEMLGSILNRYERGLIGVHHGSLSKEMRIEAEDALKSGAIKGLICTSSMELGIDIGSIDMVVQYASPREVTRLVQRVGRASHSFQKTSRGKIIALTPDDVAESVVIAQRAKEGKIEPIKLKVASLDVLSNQICGVLLDTGVITIDKLYALLQRAYPFRKLSPEALILVIEQLQAEGLLKREGTRLWRGKSTRSYYYENLSMIPNERKVEVYDIVTGKLICMLDERFVLNFAEPGALFVAKGDTWRVVDTVLEEEGDGGGAKLKVEPGVKREGEIPNWEGEEIPVPFAIAQDVGRLRTRIADFLSTNGSGNVVDLKQELEQEYGVKAECFETLIALIATQLEKSYQVPTSDDLVVEFADGGREVVFNTCFGHLVNETFGRLLITLLGARLGMDISMEIDPYRIKLKSGKTMTRDTVQQTLQAIEPEYVRALLEKTLKNSFLFKWELLNVAKRFGALRKNFDRKQISADKLIKLFSETPIYGETVHEIFTDKLDVERTIDVVKRMKAGELNVRFSSHGLSPIGASGYMGWRDLLATERDESLIIEALRNRILNDRVILFCVNCKRWESRRRVKTVIELGAESLICPVCNSRLIAALKPWETDDIKLVKQTSRTHQTPAEKGTEKERVMRVYRNANLVLSHGVHAVIALAARGVGPETASRIMRRFNPSLQATETEEEHEFYRKILDEERKYARTRRFWE